A genomic stretch from Lathyrus oleraceus cultivar Zhongwan6 chromosome 2, CAAS_Psat_ZW6_1.0, whole genome shotgun sequence includes:
- the LOC127122686 gene encoding uncharacterized protein LOC127122686, translated as MSQHPSSSGSKSSQHAKTSPMEFVDEDVMDVTLLCMIPGDTTGTSSNAGDKQGNTSGNSSLPKDMYYTDRAIRRLVTRILSEGHKVEGVSTPLSRREPSPEGEPHADKDDDSSRSEKEVAAEGLCSLGKTLPSKKQNVPQENVIDLEEESTEGEDNPLVHLVKPNIAEKLRTKKGKSMAKIRAARVKKTAGIGPSKPWSKVEVGKRKERDSSEFEEDVKDDVPDISPAKRQVVQKSPGKAAAVHLDNISFHLEDGAAKWKYVIQRRVAIERELRQEAVEVKEVIELIKNAGLMKTVITLPQSYEGLVKEFIVNIPEDIHDKNNREFCKVFVRGKCVKFSPSLINKFIGRGMDGGVNL; from the coding sequence atgtctcaacatccatcatcatctggCTCCAAATCCTCCCAACATGCAAAGACTTCACCTATGGAGTTTGTAGATGAAGATGTAATGGACGTCACTCTTCTGTGCATGATACCGGGCGACACCACAGGTACCTCCTCCAATgctggagataagcaaggtaatacctctGGTAACTCCTCTCTTCCTAAAGACATGTACTACACTGATCGCGCTATAAGGAGACTGGTTACTAGAATTCTGAGTGAAGGACATAAAGTTGAAGGGGTctctacccctctgtccagaagggaacCCTCTCCTGAGGGAGAACCCcatgctgataaagatgatgattcatctagatcagaaaaagAGGTGGCTGCTGAAGGGCTttgctctctaggtaaaaccctacctagcaagaaacaAAATGTGCCTCAAGAAAATGTTATTGATCTAGAGGAAGAAAGCACTGAAGGAGAGGATAATCCTTTGGTTCATCTAGTTAAACCTAACATAGCTGAGAAACTGAGAACTAAGAAAGGAAAAAGTATGGCTAAAATAAGAGCTGCTAGAGTGAAAAAGACTGCAGGAATAGGACCCTCAAAACCCTGGAGCAAGGTTGAGGTtgggaaaagaaaagaaagagacAGCTCTGAGTTTGAGGAGGATGTtaaagacgatgtcccagacatctcccctgcaaaaaggcaggttGTTCAGAAATCTCCTGGCAAGGCTGCTGCTGTTCATCTAGACAATATAtcctttcatttggaagatggAGCAGCAAAGTGGAAATATGTCATTCAGAGAAGAGTAGCCATTGAAAGAGAACTTCGACAAgaagctgtagaggtaaaggaagtTATTGAGCTGATCAAAAATGCTGGACTCATGAAGACTGTTATAACTCTACCCCAATCCTATGAGGGGTTGGTTaaagagtttattgttaatatccctgaggatattcaTGATAAGAACAACAGGGAGTTTTGCAAGGTATTTGTAAGaggaaaatgtgtgaaattctcaccaagtcTCATCAACAAGTTCATAGGAAGAGGAATGGATGGAGGAGTAAACCTATAa